From the genome of Procambarus clarkii isolate CNS0578487 chromosome 78, FALCON_Pclarkii_2.0, whole genome shotgun sequence:
ACATAGCACTCTCTGTGCCCGATCCTCGTAACTATAATTGGTGTGGAAGAAGGTAGTATATCCATCTCCCTACTTTCCCACTTTATATCCTTTTATCAAGAACTTTTAAGTCCATATATTGCCTGAATTTACTTGGGGGTCGTTAATTCAAGTGGCCTCGATGATGACAAATCATGTCAATAGTTCCTTTATTAATTGAGGATTTTTGCTAGTTGAATTTTAAACTGAATTGTTGTCTTAGCGCTTAGATCGGAATTTTGCTGGTCGGCCTGTTCCCTCCCAGACCacaaggaaatgtatatgtttatctctcagaatgtttggtaatatgtttattgtttgtgatgtgtgtctatgtatgtattaacacgatgtactgaacggggtgagaatagcttgagctacctcatccctttgtgtgtattttacctcaataaacttatttcaatttcccaGACCACGGGCACCAAATTCTTTCCTTAACAAACAAATTGTTGCGGattttttttataactttttACTTTCCATTTTGTTTCAAAATTTATAAAACAAGTTACGGCAATTTCTAGTTAATATTGCGGATCTGTTATTcattaatttcaaatatattgttGAATCAAATTAAAAAACAATTTAGTCCATTAGTTATCACAAATGGGATTCTGAATTGGGCCGCATGTGATGGCGAGAGGCCGCATGTGATGGCGAGAGGCCGCATGTGATGGCGAGAGGCCGCATGTGATGGCGAGAGGCCGCATGTGATGGCGAGAGGCCGCATGTGATGGCGAGAGGCCGCATGTGATGGCGAGAGGCCGCATGTGATGGCGAGAGGCCGCATGTGATGGCGAGAGGCCGCATGTGATGGCGAGAGGCCGCATGTGATGATCGTTCTGGCCTAAACACTGTATCCTGGATTGTGGAGATGTTACTGCTGGTTTTGTTGAGGGTTAGATTAGCTTAATTATTGTGCATCAaatacccatcgtgtgggtggtggtggaaaaggttacagaagcacataCGGAACCCTAAAATTCATTTAGGTAAGCAAGTTAgtgttgataagctagttacatagAATAATGTATATATACAGATTTTTATAGCATAAGGTGTTCAAGAAATGGACCATAAGAGTCTCTAGCTAAGTGGGAAAGTCCAATGTATCGTTTCGTGCTTTATAAACAAGGTTAAGTCTGATAGGTGCAGAGGAAAGGGGCACTACCCGAGCTGCGTACGTGTATCTGGTCAAAAGAGGGGTGGGGGCATGACTTGCAAGGGGGCGGTAGCCCCCAAGTTACAGAAGGGGAGGTATTGTGTACAGGCGACTTGCTGATCCTGCACAACtggtgtggtgccaggtgttTGTATGTGGGCCTTCGGGCTGCTCCGGGCTGCTCCAGGCAACAACTTGTTGGAGCACGTTATAAGACAAACCTGGCCGGGAGTAGAAAAAACTAACTCCCAGAATGCACTACTAGCGTACTCCAGGTCTAGTCTTAGCTGGCCACAATTGACAACCGAACATGCACGTTCTATTGTTAAGGGTTTGGCGATATAAGGGTTTTGGTTtggcagtccccgtggcgtagtggtaagacgctcgcctggcgtctTACCACTTTCCTGGTCTCGCATCCttcgcgagcactttgtcctgggttcgtatcttggccggggaggatttactgggcgcaaatccttaactgtagtctctgtttaacccaccagtaaaatgggtacctggttgttaaacgattaggCGAggccgtattccagggaaaattaggattaaagacttgcccgaaacgctacgcgtgctactggctgtaaaagaatgtaaaaactcttgtatatataaatacgtaaataaataaaaatatgattTCGTATGATTTCAGATGCTATTGGTCTATAGTCTTTGTACAAATGTTTCACACCTTTGTGAAGCAGGGCTTTATCACCTGTTTATATGTCGTCCTTCTTTAGAATATTACTGTGGGTGTGGGCTAGTGATataggtgtgggtgggtgtactaATACCGTGCCTCAGGCTAGCGAGGCGTTGTCTAAGTATAGTGAGGACTTCATTGTGTTGTGGCGTGAACAGGATGCTCAGTGATAACGCcgaacacaccactaccaccacactgctgcctctGTACCTCCACACCCTGCCACTGTAACCAAAACTACGCGGATACGATCAAAACATAAAAAGTACCGAGGGGAATAAACAAGATGGACAAGGACAGCTTTTTCAAATTAATAGAAAGTACAAAGAGGACATAGAGGTTAGCTGGAAGTGCGAATTTGtcaaagaaatgtaaggaaacagTCTGTATCCTGTACGGATGTCCATAAATAGTACCGTATACTGTATACTGAAAGAAGTAGAAGCCACCTCTACCTACAACTTTAAAGCCAGATTTGACAAAGAATTCGAATGTTAGGATAGTTAACTTATACTGCAACAGGTACAACGAGGCTAGTACGTGGGACATAAAAATGTAGACCTTGCTTAACCGTAATGACTGATTGGTGAGTATTGATTGAAAAATACCACACTGCTGCCTATGTGCTACACCCACCCAACCCGACCTGTGTGGTAGACTCGCCCACTCCAGCCCCCGCCCCACCCACTGTTCAACACCCACCCACCTCGGCTTCCGTACAACACCCAATTGGACACAAGATGTGTGTGTCTGGGTTCCTTGCTTATTGTGGGAGCTGTTGGCTCAGTAGGCATGGTTGCTGGCTCCTACACTTGTGGTCTGCAGTTCAAGGCTCCAATGGTCCAAGTGAATGAAAGTCTTGTTATCCACgagaggatgagggggggggagggataataATTTTGTGGGGGGCCTTAAGACCTTTTTGATGGCCTACTAGGTGTTATTAATTTCAGTTATTCTTAGGCAATGGATGATTGTTTGACTCGTTTAGTGGTAATGGATGACTAGAGCTTGGCCACTGGGGCATTCACATTTTACTACATTTCAGGAAAACATGGAATGCACTTGCACTGCACATTTATAACTCTTGCATAAATATCACTATGAGCTTTGTAACTGCATTTTTGTGTTAGTTTCTTCTAATTAGCACTCTCCCCACCTCtccttgcctcctcctcctcctctccatctCACCCTCCCCCTTTCTATCTCGCCCTCCCCCTTTACCCTTATAATGGTTTCTTCAACTTTTTTAAGTTGCCTCTTGATAAGGGTCCAAGGGGATGCAGAAACATCATGATTCATGTGTGGTCTGGGTTATATGTTGTCACCTATGTTACTGTGACGTATTCTATGCATCTGGGAGTGTTATTTCCTAAGCCGACCTTACATTTGTCTGTACTGTATTAAATTGTCTGTGCCAGACCATTCCTAACATTCTTTTAATGACGTTTCTGTATGGGATGGTTATATGAATGTCATATGAATGACATTGTTATATGAATGTTATCTGTATGAATGACATATGTTATATGAATGTTATATGAATGTCATCTAAATATAGCActgtgtaaatatataaattaagtttttttttagttgcctttattaaataaatacagtATGTCATGTGGTTTAAAGAATACTTAGTAATATGTACTGTACTTCACTTTATTACAGGCCTCTACGATTGATGGCCGCCGAAAAGGAGCATGTCTCTTCTGTCAGGAATATTTCATGGACCTGTATCTCTTGGCTGAGCTCAAGACTATCTCTCTTAAGGTCACCACAGTGGATATGCTCAAACCACCACCAGACTTCAGGTttgtgttatctggtaataaattaactaaatgcTAACATAAcattttaatatatttaaataatattttataGCAGCATATTCATTTACACGTGATGATGTAAAAGTTATCTTAaaaataaagagagagatagagagagatagatagatagatagatgtagatagatatagagatagagagagagagatatgagaaaATCTTTGGTCTTACAGGAAATATTATTACTTTATTCAAAATTCCTCTTGGGGTGGGAGCTTTGGTGTTAAATATGCCAATACAAAAATAGCACAAAATAATGGATATACTGTAACTGGATTACTTTGGATTTAGGAAAACCTGTTTAAATACTTAAAAACAAGAGTTGTTGATTTATGAAACAAATTACCCGGGTAATATGGTAGACGTGTGAGCAATAGATTGTTTCAAATATTGGTTAGACTTGGGGGcgcttgacagctgagtgaacaacgctcagaattcatagtcctgaggttctgggttcgattcccggtggaggcagaaacaaacgggcagtttctttcaccctgatgactgttcacctagcagtaaatagtacctgggagttagacagctgctactggctgtcTATAAATAAAGGCAAAAGtctctggggatgtgtaacaaaaagaggcttggtcgaggacggggccgcagggatgctaagccccaaaatcatctcaagatagacatACAACATATACACCTGGATTCAGTTAACTACTGTATATGGAACTGACCCCAATTCATTGCAACCCGAGATTTCTCTAGGCTGCATTTCCCACGCAGTATGAACTAATTTCACTTTGTGAAATTTTCATTTCAacctatataaaattatatagtatatataaaaatctatgtaaaaagtatatagtatatataaaaacctatAGTATGAAAGACAACTATAAAATGAACATGTCTGCAAACAAAATGTAACTACGTCTAACACATTTCTCTCATCCCCCAGTCTCAAAACTCATTTTGAAAAGGTAGCAGGGTGAACCTGAGTGAACAAAAACCTTGCCAACTTGAAATGAAAATAAACCATAGACTTTGGTTTTAAATATTTTTAGTAGCTTTCCCAAGGCTCCAATCATTTCTTGTAATACCGAGTCCATCTGCAAAAATCATCAAAAACGTAATTGAAGCCATATTGATACAGTAGTTAACAATCATACTTAATATTTTTCCATGCTTCCATGCTTTCCATTTCACTGAGTGAAATTATttcaacctgtcatatgaagggcAACAACCAAGAGAACCTGTCTGTAAAGAGATTTAACCACATCTTGGATATTTCCCAATCCTCAAAATCTTATtttgaaaggaaaaaaaaaaaaagacccatattttactgaacaaaaacctctgtaactagaaataaaaagagaactgtagaatttggttttaaatatgcTCAGTGGTTTTCCTAAGGCTCCAACTATTTCTTGTTATGTTGCCTCCATCTGTGAATTCAGTCCCATGTTCCTAAGCAAATCCATACATCTCCCGCTTCTTGTTCGTCAAATCGTGTGAGAAAATTTGGCATGGAAAGTGTGTGTTCTGACCAGAGATTTGGCGAATTGAATTTTGTTGAATCGAGGTTCCACTATTTATATGAATGAGTTTAAGTAGAGATAAACAGGAGCTGCCACTGTACATCCAGTTCCTGAATTATTCTTCTGATGTTCTGTGTATTTGTGTCCAGTTCCTTAAAGTTGAGCTACATTCACTTTGATTAAAATTTTCAGACACCTTAGGGTAGGCCGCAATCAATTTACCTCATTTATCCAAGCTGGTCCATGAACATAAGCTTAAGATTCTAATGTGTACTAATTTATCCTCTTTTGGAACCTATTATCCTGCTTAATAGGATTAGCAGTACTATATATTGTATCCAACCCATTCTCTCAATTTGTCACTCCATAAGAAAAACAATTTTGCTGGACAAGAAATGCAAGCAACCCTCCTAATATTGAGGCCAATGCATTGAAAAGGGCAGTACAGCATGTAGGTgctttcatttttactaatatgttGCATTTTCAACATGCTGACTCCTCTGAAAACATAACATATTATGCGAGAGGATGGGTTGGTATATTAGCCGTTATTCAGGTTAATAGGATGATCACATTTTTATTACCAGACATGTAGCATTTTTGCATTAATGTACTCAGatattttctttttgtttgtcagGTCAAATTTTGAGGCGACTCCTCCACCCATCCTGATAGACAATGGACTGGCTGTCCTAGAAAATGACAAAATCGAGAGACACATCATGAAGAACATCCCTGGTGGTCACAATCTTTTTGTACAAGACAAAGATGTTGCTCAGCGGACAGAGAATGTTTATAGTGTAGGTGTTAATATTTAGTTTTTTGTGCTAAGTGCTGCAAAAATTAATTTAAGATAACGAGTTACAGTATTAAGAATGGCTTATTAAAGTGCCTACTAATATTTGTCGAAGGTCCTGATAGTAGTTTGAATTTTTTGTGACTGCACCCTTACCAAATTGTTTTTTCTTTTTGGAAGGCAAGTAATTGTGCACTGTACACCCAAAGAGATACTACACTGACAGAGTAGACCCTACACGATAAAACAATTTAAAGATCAGAGATACTCTGTTTATTGTGAAATAACATTGTGgaagaatctgatgagaaaatgctTGAGGGGGATGCGAGGTTATACATTATTCTTCTAGATTAATTGCATTTCACAAAAGTCAAGTACATGTGTACCTCTGCCattcctaattttttttttttttattcagaaTGAGTATGAAGCATTGAGTTTTGTTTTAAACATGCTCTGTAGCTTTCCCAAGGCATCAACTGTCTCTCCCAATGTTGCTGTTAAAACATGATTGGTCCCAAATTACACAAATTACCATTCATAACCTAGTATTTTCCATGCTCAATGAGTTAGGTTCACTGAGCAAATTTTTAATTAGAGCCTCTCATTTGACAGACAACTACCAAATAACCCTGTGTAAAGAGATTTCACTACATCTAGTTTTTTCCCCTCATCCCAGCTTCGAAACTTCATTTTTCAAGATAGCAGAGCCCATACCTGGGTGAATGAAAACAGTGCCTCCTCAAAATGAAAACAAACCATAGAATTTTGGTTTAAATATGCTCAATAGCTTATGCAAGACATTGTTTCTCCAAGTGTAGCAAATATCTGTCTATAAAATGGTTAAAATGTAATTGGGGGCCATATTAAAGGAGTTACGATTCATACCATATCTGAGGATACCAGGTAGTATAGAATTAATAAGGATGTCAACAAAATTTGACCCTCTTCACCCCTATTAGAATCAACTATGAAACCAGGCTTCAGTCATGGTTTTGTATTGTGAGGAGCACCCTCACCAAGAGCACTTGTTGAGCTGTCAGCTGTCTTCGTCAGAGGTAGTGACAAGATGTTTCTGTCTGAAAGTGTCATTTATCAGAATCGAACACACTCCTGCTTTGGTCTAGTGATTAGGGACAACTATAACCAAGTCACATGTAGACATCAGAAGCACATTTATTGTCCCCTGTAGAGTAGTGATTAGTATCCTCCCATGCTCACCTTGCAAATGAGACTGTCCTAAGTTCAGATTGGGATGATTAGGTACCTTCAGTGTTCATCCCAGTGCATCCAAGACAAATTAGGGACCTAGATTTAAAATTACTGATGGATCGTGGTCTGGGGAAAACCCGGATTAAAACCTTTCTCCCCCTTCCTGTGAGTTTACAAGTTTCTGTTACTCACAGCACTATTGTGGTTTTAGGAAATATCTGTACATACTGTCATAGTACAGTACCTCTGACAAGATGGGGGACCTGTTCTCGTTGAGCCCACTGTGAGATGGTGGCTCTTGGGtataaatttaggtaaatactGTATGTATAACATTAGATTTGTGTGGTATTTTTTCAAATTattaaaatacagtacagtaaaaaTGACTGATGAACTACAACTTTTAATGTCATTTTCAGAAATTTAAGCTGATGTTGCTGAAGCGTGATGACAGTTCAAAGAACATCCTGCTGAATTACCTACGCAAGATCAATGACCATCTAGGTGAGAGAGGGACCCGCTTCCTCACAGGGGATACCATGTGCTGCTTTGATTGTGAACTTATGCCAAAGTTGCAGCATATTCGTGTTGCTGGTAAGTAAGAGTTCAAATTGTGATTTCCTTCCAGCTATCAATATACCTGAAGTACTCGCAGATTATTtgccactgtttttttttttattctgttAGGTTTAGCTCAACATTGATGTGAATAGAATACAAATGTTTATAAAAATGTAATTGTATTTAAATTTTTGTATGCTACTTATTAGTTTTATTGACCAATGGTATTGGTTAGGTACGTACACATAACCAGTTGGACACAGTAAAATTTGGTTTTCTACGGTAATAATCTCGTCACTCCTGCACTGTTGCCTTCTGGTAATATTGTGTATATTCCAGTGTCATGCTCTCCTTAAACATTATTCTGTCTGACCTCAATTACATGTATGGTTATCTAAACACTTACCATCTGCATATGAGGactaactttttatatatattctaGATCATTTTCTGGGTCATTTGATAGATTCCTAATTCATCTAATCCAAGGGCAATTACCTAAGTGCaattacaggattagagctaaactcatggtgtcccatctttcATATGATCTTTGTAGTatattgctttgaaattactgatgggtTTTCACAAGTCTCTTCTCACTTAAATTGTTCTATCTACAGCTCTGTTCATCCATGTGAGAGTTCATTACTGAATACAGTCAAATCTTCTTTACAGGTAAATATTTTGCCGACTTTGAGGTTCCTGAGGAGCTGGAACACCTGTGGCGGTACATGTTCCACATGTACCAGTTGGACGCCTTCACACAGTCCTGCCCAGCAGATCAGGATATCATTAACCATTACAAACAACAGCAGGTATACATTATATGTCTAAATAATTTAtgaaattttattggaggtatttccTTGCCTACATTTATTCTTCCATCCAACATTGATATAATTTGTATTGCAGGGCAATTGTttgaccattttttttttttaatatgcagTACAGTGCAACCTCGATTCGGCGAACTATTTGGGACCAACCCAAGTTCGTTGCGGTGAGGAATTCATTGCAACAGGTGATTTCTCCAGGAGGCATTTGCATCAATGTCTATTTttgtcttgtacacaataaaaatgcattatattatatactgtacctatatacagTATTACTattctactaaaaaatactgtatcagttatatttaccttatTATTAGAGTTATGTCATTCTTGAATTCTCGTGGAGTtgtgaatactgtacagtaaatacgtactgtATTATGCAGTTAGCATTGTATTGATTATTTAGTTCTGCTGTATGCTGAGTACTataatacagtttatgaaaactattgtacactaaaattactgcaactttaattttaacacttcaacactatgtacttaaatttaacacttgtacACTCCACACACGATGTTCTTAGATCACACACGATGTTCTTAGATGTCTGCATCagctctgctggctgctgttgtactgTTGTACTACCCAGCTCTTGCTGGGTACAGCTgagctggttgattttctgctactagttcttgcaaaatattgactCATTTTGATTTGTTCTTCCTTTTGTCATCTCCTTGAGACAAATATCTTTCATCATCCTTAAGTGTTGCTAGAAGCCTGGTAACTCTGGATTTTCAGTTTGTGAAATAATATCAAGGTGTTTATCAACATGGGTTGATAACTCCTCTTCCTCTCCGTCGTCATCAACAGTCGTCAACATCTTGTTTTATAACAATACAGCTGTAGTTaaaaaatggtaaattccacaATATAATCTTGCACCAGCGCACAACTCGCAGACAAAGCCAATGGCACTGGGTGCCTACTGTATGAACTCTGAGGAACTAGGTCTATACACCCTACAGTAGGCTACTGTttgccagatccagtaacataaatttctctcaaatattggatttacatatatatatttttgggttatattttaagtttagcaacattattaggatactaagagctataaaaatacttattttagaaatgatatattaattttaatattttgaggCTGTCACTCACTGAACTGTTGTAACACATGTGAAGGATAACACACATGGTTCTGTGTGCACAGGGATTAGAACCGTCCACCTGTGCTCGAGTTGTTTTGAAAGTTAGAGCCATTAACATAAATAATTTCTGAAATAGCAGATGgcaatcatattacagtatactgATATTTACAGTATATTACACGGCAATGCATCAAAAGGAAAATCGTGTGAGACTTACAGTATTCCCTATATCTGTCCACCTCTACTCacgttgtttcatcacagaaaatgtctataacgaGATTTCACCACATACAGCTAGCTTCTCACGCTTCAGCTTTAAAATTCATTTTCAAAGCTGGTGGTGCCATAAATCAGTGAacaaaaatcatggaaactcagttgttcacttgttgtgtggaccactcaAGCTGGTGTTTGGTTTATGTActttttgtgcttgcgggggttgagctttggctctttggtcccacccctctatgtggttcacttgttgtgtggtccaacttgtcatatgaaggaattattaattgtaatctgtgatataaTTGGGAAAGTTtttcaccagtctgtgaactgttACAACATCTTAAGCAAATCCACACGTTCCCCCGCTTCAGCAAACCAGAGTTCATCGAAACTGGTAAATAAATCCAGCCTGAAAAGTGTAAGTCTTAACTGGGTATTTGCCGAATCGAGGttacactgtacagtatatcattTTCTAAATTTTTTGTCAATCATAGGCATTGATGGCCCATATCTACGCAATCAATAATTTTTTCCTTCCATTTTGTTAGTATAGTATACTTACAGCTCTTCAAACAGCATGCGATTGCCTACTCGTCCTGTTGTCAGCCcaccttaaaaataaaaaaaaccatAAAATCTAAGAATTGGTATTTGGTCATTATACGTAGCTTTATGGACCACAAAATGAACTGTAAAACTAAGCAAGAGCTGGATCTGGCTGCTGGATTTGAAAAATTCTAAATCGATCATAAATAAATGTCCTAGGGCTGACCTTGGGATCCTACTTATTAAATAGTTACATTACTCGATCCAAATCTCTCACTACGACACTACCTTCTGTTTGTCTCTCACTACGACACTACCTTCTGTTTGTCAAAGTACTCCAGTCAGTTTTGAATTCCCTTCCCAATACACTACTTTCTGTGAGGTGCTGCTGTATATTAAGTCTACTAGCAGTCTTCTGCAGTAATTGGTTAACCCagtcttcccttccctttcctgccAAATCACCATCAATCTACTACATTGGCTGTTTTCCATCTACTGTATCTGGTATATTCAGTCTTCTGTGATGAAGACTGAAGTACAGCTTTATTAGTCAATTACTGGATTTCTTGCCCAGTCTTTTAGTAACTATGataacatcctctccaatcagattGTGTTTTCTGTATCCAGTTCTGTCAGGTGCTTCTCACCTCTCTTGTTGCTAAGGCTTGTTGGAATGGCACATGTTGTGGCTTCACTTCTTCCAGTTCCGGCATTTGTCATTTAATTTTAAAGAGCACTTGGTCTTTTCTCGAGTTACTCTCATGTTTCCTCTGATGTTCTCGTAAAAGAATTGTATTGGAAAATTACAGGTTCTCTTGATATACATTATATCTTCTGTCAACTAATTTTAGTTATCAATATCAAGTGAAAATTCAAGTAATGCTCAGGGTATATTCATATTAAATTACATTTACTTCATTCACACTACTAAATGATATTCATTTAAGCTAATTCACTTGGTATTACCACCAGATATCCGTTAATAAAAAATCTTGATTGAGTAATTGAGGTCACGATTAAATAAATTGCCAACTAGTTGAGGCATTCGCTACGCAGTGTAGCTTAGCTGACTTAGTGTAAGGTACTGTATGTAGTTCAGAATACATTGTGAGATGAAATTAACAAATTATGAACAACAGCGTCACATTTTAAATATTGTGGTTAATTTATATGGAGCCcttcattagtgtgtgtgtgtatatatataacatatatatatatctggtctTTGTCCAGAAATATAACTTAGTTTTACTTTCAGCTTCAGCTTTTAAAATAAAAATCTTATTTTACAGGGCACAAGGATGAAGAAGCATGAAGAGCTGGAAACGCCAACGTTCACAACATCCATACCCGCCACCATCCGCCCTTAAGTGCCACGTTCAAACAATATTTGCCAGGTGACGCTTGGCACTCACTGTTGTGGCTTTCTGTGCAAATTATGTAAATTGGTGAAAGGTAATACTAACATATCCCTGCTCGATAAATTGTCAGGCAACGTAGTTGAC
Proteins encoded in this window:
- the LOC138357409 gene encoding chloride intracellular channel Clic-like, with the protein product MDLYLLAELKTISLKVTTVDMLKPPPDFRSNFEATPPPILIDNGLAVLENDKIERHIMKNIPGGHNLFVQDKDVAQRTENVYSKFKLMLLKRDDSSKNILLNYLRKINDHLGERGTRFLTGDTMCCFDCELMPKLQHIRVAGKYFADFEVPEELEHLWRYMFHMYQLDAFTQSCPADQDIINHYKQQQGTRMKKHEELETPTFTTSIPATIRP